A window from Cinclus cinclus chromosome 4, bCinCin1.1, whole genome shotgun sequence encodes these proteins:
- the IL22 gene encoding interleukin-22, which yields MASLQTLSKSFPGWVFFCCCFCLPLLLTSSLPLKGASTAHHTCRLRKINFQQFYIRNRTYTLAKMASASDKDTDNRLIGQQLFVNIRENNRCYLMKRVVEFVIKDVLLTEVKNQYPYVEEVAQFLASLTSELRSCQFSGKREHIEKNLEQMKNKMEQLGENGKTKAIGELDLLFDYMENACTDVPKKGGNKKKN from the exons ATGGCCTCCCTGCAGACCTTGTCCAAGAGCTTTCCAGGAtgggttttcttctgctgctgtttctgtctCCCCCTTCTTCTCACCAGCTCTCTGCCTCTGAAAGGGGCTTCCACTGCCCATCACACCTGCAGGCTCAGGAAGATCAACTTCCAGCAGTTCTACATCAGGAATCGCACCTACACCTTGGCTAAAATG gcCAGTGCCTCAGACAAAGACACGGACAACAGATTGATTGGGCAGCAGCTCTTTGTTAACATCAGG GAAAACAACCGCTGCTACCTGATGAAGAGGGTTGTGgagtttgtaataaaagatgTTCTCCTCACTGAAGTCAAGAACCAGTACCCTTATGTTGAGGAGGTGGCACAGTTCTTGGCATCCCTGACCTCAGAGCTGAGAAGCTGT CAATTCTCAGGAAAGAGAGAACACATTGAAAAGAACCTGGAacaaatgaagaacaaaatgGAACAG TtgggagaaaatggaaagaCTAAAGCCATTGGAGAGCTGGATTTATTGTTTGACTACATGGAAAATGCCTGTACTGATGTCCCAAAGAAGGGAGgtaacaagaagaaaaactga